Proteins encoded by one window of Esox lucius isolate fEsoLuc1 chromosome 4, fEsoLuc1.pri, whole genome shotgun sequence:
- the st3gal5 gene encoding lactosylceramide alpha-2,3-sialyltransferase, translating into MRIKKRRVSCRCFQVPLVVLGLIFLTVVTFSLFDTGPPKPLAWHVDPIHRKRVHNFVQDLLKSECRPTFARKGVEARLQFSFPVTDPFLWRDTMLTPEMFKYPPPFGFRDMRGNLKDVLSLLPAPSEQQKKQCRRCVVIGNGGILRGLELGPLLDQFDVVIRLNSGPVRNYSKDVGNRTSIRMSYPEGSPMVWEDVDPDLEFVAVVYKAVDFKWISAMINRQSVSLWDWLFFWQKVPEEIPVDLSKFRLLNLEIIKQMALDLLDLPTPQPRLWGWDQNVPTLGMSALNMATYLCDEVSLAGFGYNLSQKEAPLHYYDSLPMTAMLKQNMHNVDREKTFLQSLVKEGTVSDLTGALYCTFCPS; encoded by the exons ATGAGGATTAAAAAGCGCCGTGTCTCCTGCAG ATGTTTCCAGGTGCCCTTGGTGGTCCTTGGGTTGATATTCCTGACAGTTGTGACCTTTTCTTTGTTTGATACGGGCCCACCCAAGCCTTTGGCATGGCATGTGGATCCCATCCACCGTAAG CGTGTACACAATTTTGTCCAGGATCTTCTTAAGTCAGAATGCAGACCAACTTTTGCCAGGAAGGGAGTGGAAGCGAGGCTCCAGTTCTCTTTTCCTGTGACTGATCCTTTCCTCTGGCGGGACACAATGCTGACCCCAGAGATGTTCAAATACCCGCCACCTTTTGGATTCCGTGACATGCGTGGGAATCTAAAGGATGTCCTCAGCCTCCTTCCTGCCCCCTCAGAGCAGCAGAAGAAGCAGTGCAGACGCTGTGTGGTCATCGGAAATGGAGGAATCCTCCGTGGTCTGGAACTGGGCCCCCTGCTCGACCAGTttgatgttgtcattag GTTAAATAGTGGTCCTGTACGGAACTACAGTAAAGATGTGGGAAATAGGACCTCCATCCGGATGAGCTACCCAGAAGGTAGTCCAATGGTCTGGGAAGATGTGGACCCTGACCTAGAGTTTGTGGCTGTGGTCTACAAGGCTGTGGACTTCAAGTGGATCAGCGCAATGATCAACAGACAGAGTGTT tctctttgGGACTGGCTGTTTTTCTGGCAGAAGGTGCCAGAGGAGATTCCAGTAGACTTATCAAAGTTCCGGCTTCTGAATCTTGAGATCATCAAGCAGATGGCGCTGGACCTATTGGACCTCCCCACTCCACAGCCACGCCTCTGGGGCTGGGACCAG AATGTGCCCACGCTGGGCATGTCAGCCCTTAACATGGCCACCTACCTGTGTGATGAGGTCAGCTTAGCAGGCTTTGGCTACAACCTCAGCCAGAAGGAGGCGCCGTTGCATTACTACGATAGTCTACCCATGACCGCTATGCTGAAGCAGAACATGCACAATGTGGACCGTGAAAAGACTTTCCTCCAGAGCCTGGTGAAGGAAGGGACTGTGTCAGACCTCACTGGGGCCTTGTACTGCACCTTCTGTCCCAGCTGA
- the atoh8 gene encoding protein atonal homolog 8 isoform X2, translated as MRNPHLLSDGWKTINAKDATGNKKFKRKGRDPKRVTSEEVKSFQHDSRMDDDSMGELMEETCRNIVQKSLQGPGTVLSVEKSIVPSGNPNTAIDMRINALLLPSTDTGKLPSSQSQPLSESTSTSRDSFQNTFPLVTSYDRQQSFGSDHTLQSRIVLCQRSERSLSSASLASYINTSDPAESPRKRLGETSGVVTEIKAVQQTRRLLANARERTRVHTISAAFEALRKQVPCYSYGQKLSKLAILRIACNYILSLAQLADLDYTPDHGNMSFRECVEQCTRTLQAEGRSKKRKE; from the exons ATGAGGAATCCACATCTACTGAGCGATGGCTGGAAGACAATCAATGCAAAGGATGCGACTGGGAATAAAAAGTTTAAACGGAAAGGTCGGGACCCAAAACGTGTCACAAGCGAAGAAGTCAAAAGTTTCCAACATGATTCAAGAATGGACGACGATTCTATGGGGGAATTGATGGAAGAGACATGTAGAAACATTGTCCAAAAAAGCCTGCAGGGCCCTGGTACAGTTCTGTCTGTGGAAAAATCCATAGTTCCATCTGGAAACCCGAATACTGCTATTGACATGAGGATAAATGCTTTATTATTACCATCAACAGATACTGGGAAGCTCCCATCGTCACAGTCACAGCCTTTATCCGAGTCAACATCAACAAGCAGAGACTCTTTtcagaacacatttccactggtTACAAGTTATGACCGTCAACAATCATTTGGGTCTGACCACACATTACAGTCCCGAATCGTTCTTTGTCAGCGCTCGGAGAGGTCTCTCTCCTCAGCCTCTCTGGCGTCTTATATCAATACCAGCGACCCGGCAGAATCGCCAAGGAAACGGCTGGGAGAAACGTCTGGCGTCGTCACTGAGATCAAAGCCGTTCAGCAGACACGGAGGCTACTGGCGAATGCCAGGGAGAGGACCCGGGTGCATACCATCAGTGCAGCCTTTGAGGCGCTGCGAAAGCAG GTGCCGTGCTACTCCTACGGACAGAAGTTGTCCAAGCTGGCTATATTAAGAATTGCCTGCAATTACATCCTGTCACTGGCTCAGCTTGCAGACCTGGATTACACCCCAGACCATGGCAACATGAGCTTCAGAGAGTGCGTGGAGCAGTGCACCCGCACCCTGCAGGCTGAGGGGCGCTCCAAGAAGAGAAAG gAATAG
- the atoh8 gene encoding protein atonal homolog 8 isoform X1 — protein MRNPHLLSDGWKTINAKDATGNKKFKRKGRDPKRVTSEEVKSFQHDSRMDDDSMGELMEETCRNIVQKSLQGPGTVLSVEKSIVPSGNPNTAIDMRINALLLPSTDTGKLPSSQSQPLSESTSTSRDSFQNTFPLVTSYDRQQSFGSDHTLQSRIVLCQRSERSLSSASLASYINTSDPAESPRKRLGETSGVVTEIKAVQQTRRLLANARERTRVHTISAAFEALRKQVPCYSYGQKLSKLAILRIACNYILSLAQLADLDYTPDHGNMSFRECVEQCTRTLQAEGRSKKRKSQTPDVRNASWEVLLAPLRAEGRVKARELEPRELTRCRNWHIPQRGAGTFPSSPLAICSKKTL, from the exons ATGAGGAATCCACATCTACTGAGCGATGGCTGGAAGACAATCAATGCAAAGGATGCGACTGGGAATAAAAAGTTTAAACGGAAAGGTCGGGACCCAAAACGTGTCACAAGCGAAGAAGTCAAAAGTTTCCAACATGATTCAAGAATGGACGACGATTCTATGGGGGAATTGATGGAAGAGACATGTAGAAACATTGTCCAAAAAAGCCTGCAGGGCCCTGGTACAGTTCTGTCTGTGGAAAAATCCATAGTTCCATCTGGAAACCCGAATACTGCTATTGACATGAGGATAAATGCTTTATTATTACCATCAACAGATACTGGGAAGCTCCCATCGTCACAGTCACAGCCTTTATCCGAGTCAACATCAACAAGCAGAGACTCTTTtcagaacacatttccactggtTACAAGTTATGACCGTCAACAATCATTTGGGTCTGACCACACATTACAGTCCCGAATCGTTCTTTGTCAGCGCTCGGAGAGGTCTCTCTCCTCAGCCTCTCTGGCGTCTTATATCAATACCAGCGACCCGGCAGAATCGCCAAGGAAACGGCTGGGAGAAACGTCTGGCGTCGTCACTGAGATCAAAGCCGTTCAGCAGACACGGAGGCTACTGGCGAATGCCAGGGAGAGGACCCGGGTGCATACCATCAGTGCAGCCTTTGAGGCGCTGCGAAAGCAG GTGCCGTGCTACTCCTACGGACAGAAGTTGTCCAAGCTGGCTATATTAAGAATTGCCTGCAATTACATCCTGTCACTGGCTCAGCTTGCAGACCTGGATTACACCCCAGACCATGGCAACATGAGCTTCAGAGAGTGCGTGGAGCAGTGCACCCGCACCCTGCAGGCTGAGGGGCGCTCCAAGAAGAGAAAG TCCCAGACACCAGATGTTCGTAACGCTAGTTGGGAAGTCCTGCTGGCGCCACTCAGGGCAGAGGGCAGGGTGAAGGCACGCGAGCTGGAGCCCAGAGAACTCACTCGCTGCAGGAATTGGCACATTCCCCAGCGCGGTGCTGGCACATTCCCCAGCTCTCCCCTGGCCATCTGTTCCAAAAAAAcactttga